In Luteolibacter rhizosphaerae, the following proteins share a genomic window:
- a CDS encoding J domain-containing protein encodes MAKVKFRDYYEVLGVARTASQDEVRKAFRKLARKHHPDVAENKATAEEKFKEINEAYEVLGDPEKRKKYDQLGEHWKHAGDFGGGGGGAAFWPESGAEDSGVNYHFEGTGFSDFFENFFGSRANRGGFAAHGPGGAKGTAKRRGRDIESEILVTLDEAMNGSERSLVIQPQTRGGEKQTVTIRIPKGITEGQVIRAAGLGEPGQGGGPPGDLFLQVRLERHPYFRAEGHDLYYELRLAPWESVLGTTVPVRTPHGETKIKVPAGTEQGTEFRLAGKGLPQGKSGNFGDLFAVVQIVMPPQSSEEERRHWQALADTSRFNPR; translated from the coding sequence ATGGCCAAGGTAAAATTCAGGGACTACTACGAGGTGCTGGGAGTGGCGCGGACGGCGAGCCAAGACGAGGTCCGCAAGGCCTTCCGCAAGCTGGCGCGCAAGCACCACCCGGACGTGGCGGAGAACAAGGCGACGGCCGAGGAGAAGTTCAAGGAGATCAACGAAGCCTACGAGGTGCTGGGCGATCCGGAGAAACGGAAGAAATACGACCAGCTCGGGGAACACTGGAAGCATGCCGGGGATTTCGGCGGTGGGGGCGGCGGGGCTGCCTTCTGGCCGGAATCGGGCGCGGAGGATTCCGGTGTCAACTACCATTTCGAAGGCACCGGCTTCAGCGACTTCTTCGAGAACTTCTTCGGCAGCCGGGCGAACCGCGGCGGCTTCGCGGCACATGGACCCGGCGGAGCGAAGGGCACGGCGAAGCGCCGGGGCCGCGATATCGAATCCGAGATCCTCGTCACCTTGGACGAGGCGATGAACGGGTCCGAACGCTCGCTGGTGATCCAGCCGCAGACCCGCGGCGGGGAGAAGCAGACCGTGACCATCCGCATCCCGAAGGGGATCACGGAAGGCCAAGTGATCCGCGCGGCGGGGCTCGGCGAGCCCGGACAGGGCGGCGGCCCTCCCGGCGACCTCTTCCTGCAGGTCCGGCTGGAACGGCACCCCTACTTCCGCGCCGAGGGCCACGATCTCTACTACGAGCTGCGCCTGGCCCCTTGGGAGAGCGTGCTCGGCACCACCGTGCCGGTCCGCACCCCGCATGGGGAAACCAAGATCAAGGTGCCCGCGGGTACCGAGCAGGGCACCGAGTTCCGCCTCGCGGGCAAGGGGCTACCCCAAGGCAAGAGCGGCAACTTCGGCGATCTTTTCGCGGTGGTGCAAATCGTGATGCCGCCGCAGAGCAGCGAGGAGGAGCGGCGCCACTGGCAGGCCTTGGCAGACACATCGAGATTCAACCCGAGATGA
- a CDS encoding type II secretion system protein: MKKPGFAKRAGGFTLVELMVAIVIVAVLAGLVFGLAKSALGRSRLAASLQKARDLGVRVEGYTQDNAGILPVWRDSSQDLYWWGMLVKDPKDESQVQIFKSPGDGDFDAKKIESTVSYGWNARVVGRNEEDSGGEGPKRKVIFKNPSEILVLADTKSGNMGLIDQNALPDPKRYNGKAAGVMLDGSGITLDVETAFKGDSKYFWTEEERQERE; the protein is encoded by the coding sequence ATGAAAAAACCAGGATTCGCAAAACGTGCCGGGGGCTTCACCCTGGTGGAACTGATGGTGGCGATCGTCATCGTCGCGGTGCTCGCCGGCCTCGTCTTCGGCTTGGCGAAGAGCGCGCTCGGCAGATCCCGCCTCGCGGCCAGCCTCCAGAAGGCCCGCGATCTGGGCGTGCGCGTGGAAGGCTACACCCAGGACAATGCCGGTATCCTGCCGGTCTGGCGCGACTCCTCCCAGGATCTCTACTGGTGGGGCATGCTAGTGAAGGACCCGAAGGACGAGTCCCAAGTGCAAATCTTCAAGAGCCCCGGCGATGGCGACTTCGATGCGAAGAAGATCGAGTCCACCGTCTCCTACGGCTGGAACGCCCGCGTGGTGGGCCGCAACGAGGAAGACTCCGGCGGCGAAGGCCCGAAGCGCAAGGTGATCTTCAAGAACCCCTCCGAGATCCTCGTCCTGGCCGACACCAAGTCCGGCAACATGGGCCTGATCGACCAGAACGCCCTGCCTGACCCGAAGCGCTACAACGGCAAGGCCGCGGGCGTGATGCTCGACGGCTCCGGCATAACCTTGGATGTGGAAACCGCCTTCAAGGGCGACTCCAAGTATTTCTGGACCGAGGAAGAGCGCCAGGAGCGCGAGTAA
- a CDS encoding beta strand repeat-containing protein has translation MAAPLLTLSYASAEVIVFNEANTTNVWTIPAGPNLLNGTLATPATANTHEGSSADWSTLTDGILGTPGNNAATVTPNNGDNVTFPLDVVAQPAGYDITSFNSYVTWENSGRTNQNYTLQYSTVSDPTTFYDIVTIGNGDSGSDKATHTSITDTNGVLATGVHSLRLSFNNQENGYVGFSELKALATPTNVVTTLESNVGNAWTLPAGTNLLNGNMATPPTTNSNEGSSASWSTVTNGTLGTAADISSSVTPPNNSSVIFPLDLSVNFNGYRLTSFDSYCAWPNSGRDNQDFAISYSTVADPGTFIPLAHSVIHTSGDNSTHVRITPAAGALASGVAAIKLDFGHQENGYVGYREFIALGTAESLTDALTWTGNSGSAGNATWITAADNNWKKTIGGAAAPFDPLAALTFDSTGANRNITVSSALTSSSVTINNTAATPYTFGGQQLTVSNEIISAGAGTATFNNTVNAVGGVALSGSGSMVFNGAVQGTGVSVAGSGAITLNGANPSLLGNASVTNGTLTVANNGALENAAVVTTGGVVRFISATPKIASLSGSFGSSVVLGNATGPVNTTLNVGDESSITTFGGDISPVPGRTGGLTKTGGSTLTLSGVNTYVGPTRVEGGTLELLQRASLYNGNTASWTTSNLVAQDGATLLLEVGTFDEFTEDDVNNTIALGGFQAGSSLGIDNTDLFILSRNLTQPGLGLLKTGPGTLEITGNNTSNGLTRIFDGRVNAMSLSGTAFGGDILLGDAEGNVFLNFVEDNQIAPGGVISAANGSFYQTKINLRGTDQTVGGLEAAPFPANYVSLIQNDENTLPDYAGVPEPATLTIDADTDHSFTGLIRDGDGGAPVSVIKTGEGVQELRNLSGIQGYGYTGVTSLNEGTLRLNFGGGNFEFASPIEIAGVATLNFRAVSGNWVFGAAVSGPGKVLVDGNNAVVLNNGANSWSGGTVVNGGFLALAGNGSAGEGTGPGQTSVGGAMDPTNLIDITNIATLSLDGIAPLGNSNMLPEFAPSIRINEGSRIYGGTNTVAFVPNLTLNGGEIEITDGAGHGGFNTNIALVGTVIVGGSSTLPSEIATVGTGPNANVSLGSTGVPGTVFQVADATGSAAADLTISSVLRNVGGSVSPLTKTGPGTMVLTGANVYTGTTRVSAGLLQLDTAYLADAAALVIDNAGTLNLAYTGTDTVASLTLGGTEHLSGTFAAIGNGGPGITETARITGTGRITVSQNTGVSYDTWSQVIPNAGDRDRAADPDGDGLTNLEEYLFGTSPVSGSGSLARIEQSGANLIVRWNQRAAGSSVYVLQESTTLLDGSWTTSTATITNSAVQDIPDYVRKEAVIPVGGVRKFVRVQATE, from the coding sequence TTGGCAGCACCGCTCCTGACCCTGAGCTATGCCTCTGCCGAAGTCATCGTCTTCAACGAGGCGAATACCACCAACGTCTGGACCATCCCCGCGGGTCCGAACTTGCTGAACGGAACCCTGGCCACCCCGGCCACGGCGAATACCCATGAAGGCTCTTCCGCCGACTGGTCCACGCTCACCGATGGCATCCTCGGCACGCCGGGAAACAATGCCGCCACCGTGACGCCTAACAATGGCGACAACGTGACCTTCCCCCTAGACGTCGTCGCGCAGCCCGCGGGCTACGACATCACATCCTTCAACTCCTACGTCACCTGGGAGAACAGCGGAAGGACCAACCAGAACTATACGCTCCAGTACTCGACCGTCTCGGACCCGACGACCTTCTACGATATCGTCACGATCGGGAACGGCGATTCCGGCTCCGACAAGGCGACTCACACCAGCATCACCGATACCAACGGCGTGCTGGCGACGGGCGTTCATTCGCTCCGCCTTTCCTTCAACAACCAAGAGAACGGCTATGTCGGCTTCAGCGAGCTCAAGGCGCTGGCCACGCCGACCAACGTGGTCACCACGCTGGAGTCCAACGTCGGCAACGCATGGACGCTGCCAGCCGGCACGAACCTGCTGAACGGGAACATGGCCACGCCGCCGACCACGAACAGCAACGAAGGCTCGTCCGCGAGCTGGAGCACCGTGACCAACGGCACGCTCGGCACGGCCGCCGACATCAGCTCCAGCGTGACGCCGCCGAACAACAGCTCGGTGATTTTCCCGCTCGACCTCTCGGTGAATTTCAACGGCTACAGGCTCACCTCCTTCGACTCCTACTGCGCCTGGCCTAACAGCGGTCGGGACAACCAGGACTTCGCCATCAGCTATTCCACGGTGGCGGATCCCGGCACTTTCATTCCCTTGGCCCACTCGGTGATCCACACCAGCGGTGACAATTCGACCCACGTGCGGATTACTCCCGCAGCCGGTGCGCTCGCCTCCGGAGTGGCGGCCATCAAGCTGGACTTCGGCCACCAGGAGAACGGCTACGTGGGCTACCGCGAGTTCATCGCGCTGGGCACCGCGGAATCCCTGACCGATGCGCTCACCTGGACGGGCAACAGCGGCTCCGCAGGCAATGCCACCTGGATCACCGCTGCGGATAATAACTGGAAGAAGACGATCGGCGGTGCGGCGGCACCCTTCGATCCGCTCGCGGCGCTGACCTTCGACAGCACGGGCGCGAACCGTAACATCACGGTTTCCTCCGCGCTTACCTCGTCCTCCGTGACGATCAATAACACCGCGGCCACTCCCTATACTTTCGGTGGCCAGCAGCTCACGGTCAGCAATGAGATCATCTCCGCGGGAGCTGGCACGGCGACTTTCAATAACACGGTGAACGCCGTGGGCGGCGTGGCCTTGTCAGGGAGCGGGAGCATGGTCTTCAACGGCGCGGTCCAAGGCACCGGCGTGAGCGTGGCGGGCAGCGGTGCCATCACGCTGAACGGTGCGAATCCATCCCTGCTGGGAAATGCCTCGGTAACGAACGGCACCCTGACGGTGGCGAACAACGGGGCTTTGGAGAATGCGGCTGTCGTCACCACCGGTGGTGTCGTCCGCTTCATCTCGGCGACGCCGAAGATCGCCAGCCTGTCCGGAAGCTTCGGCTCCTCCGTGGTGCTGGGCAATGCCACCGGACCGGTGAACACCACCCTGAACGTGGGCGATGAAAGCTCGATCACAACCTTCGGCGGCGACATCTCACCGGTGCCCGGACGCACCGGCGGCCTGACCAAGACAGGCGGCAGCACGCTGACGCTTTCCGGCGTGAACACCTACGTCGGCCCGACCCGAGTGGAAGGCGGCACCCTGGAACTGCTCCAGCGCGCATCCCTCTACAACGGCAACACCGCTTCCTGGACCACGAGCAACCTCGTGGCGCAAGACGGCGCGACCCTGCTGCTGGAAGTGGGCACCTTCGACGAATTCACCGAGGACGACGTGAACAACACGATCGCGCTGGGCGGATTCCAAGCCGGTTCATCCCTGGGAATCGACAACACCGATCTCTTCATCTTGTCCCGCAACTTGACCCAGCCGGGCCTCGGCCTGCTGAAGACCGGACCGGGCACCTTGGAGATCACCGGGAACAACACTTCGAACGGTCTGACCCGGATCTTCGATGGCCGTGTGAATGCCATGAGCCTCTCGGGCACGGCCTTCGGCGGTGACATCCTTCTCGGCGATGCGGAGGGGAATGTCTTCCTGAACTTCGTGGAGGATAACCAGATCGCCCCAGGGGGCGTGATCTCCGCCGCGAATGGCAGCTTCTACCAGACCAAGATCAACCTGCGCGGCACGGACCAAACCGTGGGAGGTCTTGAAGCCGCACCCTTTCCGGCGAACTATGTCTCGCTCATCCAGAATGACGAGAACACGCTGCCGGACTACGCGGGTGTTCCCGAGCCAGCCACGCTCACGATCGATGCGGACACCGACCACAGTTTCACCGGTCTGATCCGCGATGGTGACGGTGGTGCCCCGGTATCGGTCATCAAGACCGGTGAAGGCGTGCAGGAGTTGCGGAATCTCTCCGGCATCCAAGGCTACGGCTACACCGGAGTCACAAGCCTGAACGAAGGCACGCTGCGGCTGAACTTCGGCGGCGGTAACTTCGAGTTCGCCTCGCCGATCGAGATTGCCGGGGTTGCGACCCTGAACTTCCGCGCGGTGTCCGGGAACTGGGTCTTCGGTGCCGCTGTCTCCGGTCCGGGCAAGGTCCTGGTGGATGGCAACAACGCGGTGGTGCTGAACAACGGCGCCAACTCGTGGTCCGGTGGTACGGTCGTGAACGGCGGCTTCCTCGCCCTGGCCGGCAATGGCTCGGCAGGCGAGGGGACCGGCCCCGGCCAGACCTCGGTCGGCGGCGCGATGGATCCCACGAACCTGATCGACATCACCAACATCGCCACGCTGTCGCTTGATGGCATCGCACCGCTCGGGAATTCCAACATGCTTCCCGAGTTCGCGCCTTCGATCCGCATTAATGAAGGTTCGCGGATCTACGGCGGCACCAACACCGTCGCCTTCGTCCCGAACCTCACGCTAAACGGCGGGGAGATCGAGATCACGGATGGCGCCGGTCACGGCGGCTTCAACACGAACATCGCGCTCGTCGGCACGGTGATCGTGGGCGGCAGCAGCACGCTTCCCTCGGAGATCGCCACCGTCGGCACCGGCCCGAATGCGAATGTCTCGCTCGGCTCGACAGGTGTTCCCGGAACGGTGTTCCAGGTGGCCGATGCCACCGGTAGTGCCGCGGCGGATCTCACGATCTCCTCGGTGCTCCGGAATGTGGGTGGTTCGGTCTCGCCGCTGACCAAGACCGGTCCCGGCACGATGGTGCTCACGGGTGCGAACGTCTATACCGGCACCACCCGGGTGAGCGCTGGCTTGCTCCAGCTGGACACGGCCTACCTCGCCGATGCTGCGGCGCTTGTGATCGATAACGCGGGAACGTTGAACCTCGCCTACACGGGTACGGACACGGTGGCCTCGCTCACCTTGGGCGGCACCGAGCACCTGTCCGGCACCTTCGCTGCGATCGGCAATGGCGGCCCGGGCATTACCGAGACGGCACGCATCACCGGCACCGGCCGCATCACGGTCTCGCAGAACACCGGCGTGTCCTACGATACCTGGTCACAGGTGATCCCGAATGCAGGCGACCGCGACCGTGCCGCCGATCCGGATGGCGATGGCCTGACGAACCTGGAGGAATACCTCTTCGGCACCTCGCCCGTGAGCGGCAGCGGTTCGCTGGCGCGCATCGAGCAATCCGGCGCGAACCTGATCGTCCGCTGGAACCAGCGTGCGGCGGGTAGCAGTGTCTATGTGCTGCAGGAGAGCACCACGCTGCTTGATGGATCGTGGACCACCAGCACCGCCACCATCACGAACAGTGCGGTGCAGGACATCCCCGACTACGTGCGCAAGGAAGCCGTGATCCCGGTCGGCGGCGTACGCAAGTTCGTGCGCGTCCAAGCGACCGAGTGA
- a CDS encoding adenine phosphoribosyltransferase, with protein MPSPDSLRSAIRDVVDFPKPGIVFKDITPILGDAALFRDAITLLAASAEGQKIDKVVGIDARGFIFASAVADRLAAGFVPVRKKGKLPWKTCQVAYSLEYGESVVELHQDAVSPGESVLLVDDLLATGGTAGAALELLDQLGANVVGVTFLIELGFLGGRSKLGDHKIDSILVYD; from the coding sequence ATGCCTTCCCCGGATTCCCTGCGCTCCGCCATCCGCGATGTGGTCGATTTCCCGAAGCCGGGGATCGTCTTCAAGGACATCACCCCGATCCTCGGGGATGCGGCGCTCTTCCGGGACGCAATCACGCTGCTGGCCGCCAGCGCGGAGGGGCAGAAGATCGACAAGGTGGTGGGCATCGATGCCCGCGGCTTCATCTTCGCCTCGGCGGTGGCGGACCGACTGGCCGCGGGCTTCGTGCCGGTGCGGAAGAAGGGCAAGCTGCCTTGGAAAACCTGCCAGGTGGCCTACTCGCTCGAATACGGGGAATCCGTGGTCGAGCTCCACCAGGATGCGGTGAGCCCCGGTGAAAGCGTCCTGCTGGTCGATGACCTTCTGGCGACGGGCGGCACCGCGGGAGCGGCGCTGGAACTCCTCGATCAGCTCGGCGCGAATGTCGTGGGCGTCACATTTCTCATCGAGCTCGGTTTCCTCGGAGGCCGCTCGAAACTGGGCGATCACAAGATCGATTCGATCCTCGTTTACGATTGA
- a CDS encoding glucose-6-phosphate isomerase, with amino-acid sequence MSWSTYAASLIRYPQSGFSLDTSLMDLDEAFLSKMAPKVEKAFADIAALESGAIANPDEGRMVGHYWLRNAALAPSKELADAVTKPLADLKHFAEKIHTGQIKPPEGGIFQRILLIGIGGSALGPQLVAEAIGHGARMPIHFFDNTDPAGIDRVLSDIGAKGLASTLVVVISKSGGTPETRNGMVEAKAAYDAAGLNFGKHAVAVTGEGSKLDQFALKEGFVARFPMEDWVGGRTSVMSTVGLVPAALQGIDIDSLLAGAAAMDAETRKPSDKNAAMRLALAWYASGNGKGEKDMVVLPYKDSLVLFSKYLQQLVMESLGKEHDLDGAKVNQGIAVYGNKGSTDQHAYVQQLRDGVPNFFATFIEVRKGRHGDSIEVEPGNSSADYLQGFLRGTRKALYDSGRKSVTISIPQVDPYQLGVLIALFERTVSFYASLVNINAYHQPGVEAGKKAAAVFLDLLGAVRSRLVSEAKTAQQIAFETDADAEDVYHCLVHLSANGEAQISLGATPAEDSFSL; translated from the coding sequence ATGTCCTGGTCCACTTACGCCGCCTCGCTGATCCGCTACCCGCAGTCCGGATTCTCGCTCGACACCTCACTCATGGACCTCGATGAGGCCTTCCTCTCGAAGATGGCGCCGAAGGTGGAGAAAGCCTTCGCCGACATCGCCGCGCTGGAGTCCGGCGCGATCGCGAACCCGGATGAAGGCCGCATGGTGGGCCACTACTGGCTGCGCAATGCTGCGCTGGCGCCCTCCAAGGAGCTAGCCGATGCGGTGACCAAGCCGCTGGCGGATCTGAAGCACTTCGCGGAGAAGATCCACACCGGCCAGATCAAGCCCCCGGAAGGCGGCATCTTCCAGCGCATCCTGCTCATCGGCATCGGCGGCTCCGCCCTCGGCCCGCAGCTGGTCGCGGAGGCCATCGGCCATGGCGCGCGCATGCCGATCCATTTCTTCGACAACACCGATCCGGCCGGGATCGACCGCGTGCTCTCGGACATCGGCGCGAAGGGTCTGGCCAGCACGCTGGTGGTGGTGATCTCCAAGTCCGGCGGCACGCCGGAAACCCGCAACGGCATGGTGGAGGCCAAGGCCGCCTACGACGCCGCGGGCCTGAACTTCGGCAAGCACGCCGTGGCGGTGACCGGCGAGGGCTCCAAGCTCGATCAATTCGCGCTGAAGGAAGGCTTCGTCGCCCGCTTCCCCATGGAAGACTGGGTGGGCGGCCGCACCTCGGTGATGTCTACGGTGGGCCTCGTCCCCGCCGCGCTGCAGGGCATCGACATCGATTCACTCCTCGCCGGTGCCGCCGCCATGGATGCGGAAACCCGCAAGCCCAGCGACAAGAATGCCGCAATGCGCCTGGCGCTCGCATGGTACGCCTCCGGCAACGGCAAGGGCGAGAAGGACATGGTGGTGCTGCCCTACAAGGACTCGCTGGTACTATTCTCCAAGTACTTGCAGCAGCTCGTGATGGAATCGCTGGGCAAGGAGCACGACCTCGACGGTGCCAAGGTGAACCAAGGCATCGCCGTCTACGGCAACAAGGGCTCTACCGACCAGCACGCCTACGTGCAGCAGCTCCGCGACGGGGTGCCGAACTTCTTCGCCACCTTCATCGAGGTCCGCAAGGGCCGGCACGGTGACTCGATCGAAGTCGAGCCGGGCAACAGCTCCGCCGATTACCTGCAGGGCTTCCTGCGCGGCACCCGCAAGGCGCTCTACGATTCCGGCCGCAAGTCGGTGACAATCTCGATCCCGCAGGTGGATCCCTATCAGCTCGGCGTCCTGATCGCCCTCTTCGAGCGCACAGTATCCTTCTACGCCTCGCTGGTGAACATCAACGCCTACCACCAGCCCGGCGTGGAAGCAGGCAAGAAGGCCGCAGCCGTCTTCCTTGATCTGCTCGGTGCGGTGCGCAGCCGCCTCGTCTCCGAGGCGAAGACCGCGCAGCAGATCGCCTTCGAGACCGATGCCGATGCGGAAGACGTCTATCACTGCCTGGTCCACCTTTCCGCGAACGGCGAGGCGCAGATCTCGCTCGGTGCGACTCCTGCCGAGGATAGCTTCTCGCTGTAA
- a CDS encoding chaperone modulator CbpM yields the protein MTTHAQEIGRGLPAPRALDTEDFHDLERAAELCDMHPEMILEYARAQVVSLVREGELYHLDSRAIHRLRQIAVLREERGMSLRSIRFVMELLERLDSAEHELRVLRDRL from the coding sequence ATGACTACCCATGCACAGGAAATCGGTCGCGGGCTGCCGGCACCCCGGGCACTGGACACGGAGGACTTCCATGACCTGGAGCGGGCAGCCGAACTCTGCGACATGCACCCGGAAATGATTCTCGAGTATGCCCGGGCGCAGGTCGTGAGCCTGGTCCGGGAAGGCGAGCTCTATCATCTGGATAGCCGGGCGATCCACCGACTCCGGCAGATCGCGGTGCTGCGCGAGGAAAGAGGCATGAGCCTGCGCTCGATCCGCTTCGTGATGGAGCTCCTCGAGCGGCTGGATAGCGCCGAGCACGAGCTGAGGGTGTTACGGGATCGGCTCTGA
- a CDS encoding DUF1328 domain-containing protein: MLSWTFMILLVAVITGVLGFAFLAGSVAMVAKVLFAVLLVVWIASLVSTRDIV; encoded by the coding sequence ATGCTTTCCTGGACCTTCATGATCCTTCTCGTCGCCGTCATCACCGGCGTGCTCGGCTTCGCTTTTCTTGCGGGCTCGGTGGCGATGGTTGCGAAGGTCCTGTTCGCCGTCCTGCTCGTCGTCTGGATCGCGAGCCTCGTCTCGACGCGGGATATCGTCTGA
- a CDS encoding DUF3616 domain-containing protein, with translation MRHTSRLTALLGLALLLPSCAADRGNSRMEILGDEWHLAGFDNALDLSGIATSNGTQVLVGSDESFYVQPGEIDTEKRRIESRRLIALPVQKGGGGEVDIEGVAFSKDDQAYYVVGSHGVGKKKGDFQEDRHSIYRVPVGADGKVRKDEIRRASLLPWLEKTPLLEPHVKQPLQQNGLNIEGLAWSGGKLYFGLRAPNQNGQGLVIEASPAEIFSGKPRELTVHEISIPKGRGIREISAVRDGFLILTGNASAEASKKFPETMAAGPDTHFELLHWSGGGSNSASRIGKLPENGGKAEALLVLKDEESHSDVLVIFDGLQGGEPLSVRVHR, from the coding sequence ATGAGACACACATCCCGCCTCACCGCACTGCTGGGCCTCGCGCTGCTCCTGCCATCCTGCGCTGCCGACCGGGGCAATTCGCGCATGGAGATCCTCGGCGATGAATGGCATCTGGCCGGCTTCGACAACGCACTCGACCTGAGCGGCATCGCCACTTCGAACGGCACCCAGGTGCTGGTGGGGAGCGATGAGTCCTTCTACGTGCAGCCCGGCGAGATCGATACCGAGAAGCGCCGGATCGAATCGCGCCGCCTGATCGCCCTGCCGGTGCAGAAAGGTGGCGGCGGCGAGGTGGATATCGAGGGCGTGGCCTTCTCCAAGGACGACCAAGCCTACTACGTGGTGGGCTCCCACGGGGTGGGCAAGAAGAAGGGCGACTTCCAGGAAGACCGCCACTCCATCTACCGCGTGCCGGTGGGAGCGGATGGCAAGGTGCGGAAGGACGAGATCCGCCGCGCCAGCCTGCTACCTTGGCTGGAGAAGACTCCCCTGCTGGAGCCGCACGTGAAGCAGCCTCTGCAGCAGAACGGCCTGAACATCGAAGGACTCGCCTGGTCCGGCGGGAAGCTCTACTTCGGCCTGCGCGCCCCGAACCAGAACGGACAAGGCCTGGTGATCGAGGCCTCCCCCGCCGAAATCTTCTCGGGCAAGCCCCGGGAGCTCACGGTCCACGAGATCTCGATCCCGAAGGGCCGCGGCATCCGCGAGATCAGTGCGGTGCGGGATGGGTTCCTGATCCTGACCGGTAACGCCAGCGCGGAGGCTTCCAAGAAGTTCCCCGAAACCATGGCCGCCGGGCCTGACACCCATTTCGAGCTGCTCCACTGGAGCGGCGGGGGCAGCAACAGTGCCAGCCGGATCGGCAAACTTCCTGAAAACGGTGGCAAGGCGGAGGCCCTGCTGGTGCTGAAGGACGAGGAAAGCCATTCCGACGTGCTGGTAATCTTCGACGGCCTGCAAGGCGGGGAGCCGCTGAGCGTGCGGGTCCATCGCTGA
- a CDS encoding DUF4394 domain-containing protein, producing MTLPFLYSTAALLFAAPLAGAMTIYGLGTNNHLYRIDTDNPSAAVDVGQISQAGIVDIDFHAANGTLYGITSTGLAYGIDLNSANATLLVTPASSLTGVQDFDFNPAADRMRLSLINGGNLRLVPDFITSPSPAGTSGAIVTDGTYSGAGPGVIIVANAYTNAFDTPGNAGAPHTTTLYSIGSDGILYSHSNGAGPAGSFGVMTAIGSGIGFGLTGNVGFDITAGNLALVNVENNLYSLNLSNGVFTDLPGTVGAPLASIAVPEPSTAILSALAGIALLRRRRRA from the coding sequence ATGACACTCCCTTTCCTCTATAGCACCGCCGCACTTCTCTTCGCGGCACCTCTCGCCGGAGCCATGACCATCTACGGTCTAGGCACGAACAACCACCTCTATCGGATTGACACGGACAATCCCTCCGCCGCGGTGGATGTGGGGCAAATCTCGCAGGCAGGGATTGTGGACATCGATTTCCATGCCGCGAACGGAACCCTCTACGGGATCACCTCCACCGGTCTTGCCTACGGAATTGATCTGAATTCTGCCAACGCCACACTGCTGGTAACACCGGCTTCCTCTCTGACGGGCGTGCAGGACTTCGACTTTAATCCTGCAGCCGACCGGATGCGTCTCTCGCTCATCAACGGCGGGAACCTGCGCTTGGTCCCGGATTTTATCACGAGTCCTTCGCCGGCCGGCACTTCCGGCGCTATCGTCACTGATGGCACCTATTCAGGAGCCGGACCGGGCGTTATCATCGTCGCGAATGCTTACACCAATGCCTTCGATACACCTGGTAACGCGGGAGCGCCCCACACGACCACCTTGTATAGCATCGGCTCGGACGGCATCCTCTACTCGCACTCGAATGGTGCAGGTCCCGCGGGTTCCTTCGGTGTGATGACCGCCATCGGCTCGGGCATTGGCTTCGGGCTGACTGGCAATGTCGGCTTCGACATCACTGCAGGCAACCTCGCGCTCGTGAACGTGGAAAACAATCTCTACTCCTTGAATCTTTCGAACGGCGTCTTCACCGATCTGCCCGGCACCGTAGGTGCACCCCTCGCCAGCATCGCAGTTCCAGAACCCTCGACCGCAATTCTCAGCGCATTGGCCGGGATCGCCCTACTGCGCCGACGCCGACGTGCTTAA
- the tmk gene encoding dTMP kinase, whose product MNHSGLFIVLEGIDGTGKSTQSGLLAEWFRSQGREVVASREPTDGPWGAKIRATALSGRLSPEEELDLFLKDRRQHVEELIAPALAAGKVVILDRYYFSTMAYQGSRGFDPAEIRRQNEAFAPRPDLLFILDLDVDSALARIGGRGDTANEFEKRDSLAKCREIFMALKEEPFVHVVSTDEGPEKVQAAIREIAAAHAPA is encoded by the coding sequence ATGAATCACAGCGGCCTCTTCATCGTCCTCGAAGGTATCGACGGCACCGGAAAATCGACCCAATCCGGCCTCCTTGCGGAGTGGTTCCGCTCGCAGGGCAGGGAAGTGGTGGCCAGCCGCGAGCCGACCGATGGCCCTTGGGGTGCCAAGATCCGCGCCACCGCCCTGAGCGGCCGCCTCTCCCCGGAGGAGGAACTCGATCTTTTCCTGAAGGACCGCCGCCAGCACGTTGAGGAACTCATCGCGCCCGCCTTGGCCGCGGGGAAGGTGGTCATCCTCGACCGCTATTATTTCTCGACCATGGCCTATCAGGGCTCGCGTGGTTTCGATCCCGCCGAGATCCGCCGTCAGAACGAGGCCTTCGCTCCGCGCCCGGACCTGCTCTTCATCCTCGATCTGGATGTGGACAGCGCCTTGGCACGCATCGGCGGGCGCGGGGACACGGCGAACGAGTTCGAAAAGCGCGACTCGCTGGCGAAGTGCCGCGAGATCTTCATGGCCCTCAAAGAAGAACCCTTCGTCCATGTGGTGAGCACGGACGAAGGGCCTGAGAAGGTTCAAGCGGCGATCCGGGAGATCGCCGCGGCGCACGCACCGGCCTGA